From Peptoanaerobacter stomatis, one genomic window encodes:
- a CDS encoding DUF6608 family protein produces the protein MKKIWNSWLKEAVFIYSIIYTITTIVNSIAYLIQGIRYDPSGNWHELTRALIVLIGVIAYELARHMPIKNIFLRTVIVYVVTLACAFFTVWSTQFVEPLAKSAYKDIFINYTGLFIVITIIIVIFQKIKHKK, from the coding sequence ATGAAAAAAATCTGGAATAGCTGGCTAAAAGAGGCTGTATTTATTTACAGTATTATCTATACAATTACAACAATTGTTAATAGTATAGCATATCTTATTCAGGGAATTAGATATGATCCAAGTGGTAATTGGCATGAACTCACAAGAGCATTGATTGTTCTTATTGGTGTTATTGCATATGAACTGGCGAGACATATGCCTATAAAAAATATATTTCTCAGAACAGTGATTGTATATGTAGTTACTTTAGCGTGTGCATTTTTTACCGTATGGTCAACTCAGTTTGTTGAGCCACTTGCAAAAAGTGCTTATAAAGATATTTTTATAAATTATACAGGTTTATTTATAGTTATTACTATAATAATAGTGATATTTCAAAAGATAAAGCATAAAAAATAA
- a CDS encoding class II SORL domain-containing protein encodes MSVLGQLIQTGDWKGEKHVPAITAPQTVKAGEVAEVKVCIGQEIAHPNTLEHHISWIKLLFVPSGGKLPVELAHSEFSANGELEIFTSPSLVANVKLPKSGTLVAVSYCNIHGLWESSVEITVE; translated from the coding sequence ATGTCAGTATTAGGTCAATTAATTCAAACAGGAGATTGGAAAGGTGAAAAACACGTTCCAGCTATAACTGCTCCTCAAACAGTAAAAGCAGGAGAAGTAGCAGAAGTTAAAGTCTGTATCGGTCAAGAAATAGCACATCCTAACACATTGGAGCACCATATCTCTTGGATAAAACTATTATTCGTTCCTTCAGGTGGAAAATTACCTGTAGAACTTGCTCACAGCGAATTTTCTGCTAACGGAGAATTGGAAATATTCACTTCCCCTTCTTTAGTAGCAAATGTTAAACTTCCAAAAAGCGGAACACTTGTGGCTGTAAGCTACTGCAATATCCATGGTTTATGGGAAAGCAGTGTAGAAATAACTGTTGAATAA
- a CDS encoding ClbS/DfsB family four-helix bundle protein produces the protein MPRPTTKDDLISAASENYKKLNLLISNLTDEELNAPFDFSKDEKKKEAHWKRDKNLRDILIHLYEWHQLILNWVNANQNGKAKPFLPKPYNWKSYGDMNVEFWKKHQDTSLKDAKDMLNKSHNEVLELAKKFTNEELFSKGVYKWTGGTTLGSYFVSSTSSHYDWAIKKLKAHQKNCKNK, from the coding sequence ATGCCAAGACCTACAACAAAAGATGATTTGATAAGCGCTGCAAGCGAAAATTATAAAAAACTTAATTTACTTATTTCAAATCTGACAGATGAAGAGTTAAATGCACCCTTTGATTTTTCAAAAGACGAAAAAAAGAAAGAGGCTCACTGGAAAAGAGATAAAAACCTTAGAGATATTTTAATTCATCTTTATGAATGGCATCAACTCATATTAAATTGGGTAAATGCAAATCAAAATGGCAAAGCAAAGCCATTTTTACCAAAGCCGTACAACTGGAAAAGCTATGGCGATATGAATGTGGAATTTTGGAAAAAACATCAGGATACTTCTTTAAAAGATGCAAAAGATATGCTGAATAAATCGCATAATGAAGTATTGGAATTGGCAAAAAAATTTACAAATGAAGAGTTGTTTTCAAAAGGTGTATATAAATGGACAGGCGGTACTACATTGGGTTCATACTTTGTGAGCAGTACATCAAGCCATTATGATTGGGCGATAAAAAAACTTAAAGCACATCAAAAGAATTGTAAAAACAAATAA
- a CDS encoding GyrI-like domain-containing protein, with product MKMMKNEDDENITDFTVYPLEGIWEEWEEDKKDKSKLKYNIMIKQPDFITQDIFTQALQNVKKKKPNVLYDEIVFDELKGGKALQILHVGSYDNEVKSFEKMDKFASEAGLKRVCNSHKEIYLSNKNRTAEDKLKTILRYFVI from the coding sequence ATGAAGATGATGAAAAATGAAGATGATGAAAATATTACAGATTTTACTGTTTATCCTTTAGAAGGAATATGGGAAGAATGGGAAGAGGATAAAAAGGATAAGAGTAAGTTAAAATACAATATCATGATAAAACAGCCTGATTTTATAACACAGGATATATTTACGCAGGCATTACAAAATGTAAAAAAGAAAAAGCCGAATGTTTTATATGACGAAATAGTATTTGATGAATTAAAAGGTGGAAAAGCCCTTCAAATTTTACATGTAGGGAGTTATGATAACGAAGTAAAATCTTTTGAAAAAATGGATAAATTTGCAAGTGAAGCAGGATTAAAAAGAGTTTGTAATTCACATAAAGAAATATATTTAAGCAATAAAAACAGGACAGCTGAAGACAAGTTGAAAACAATATTGAGATATTTTGTAATATAG
- a CDS encoding RidA family protein — MKKVLETKNAPGAIGPYSQGMAFSGELVITSGQLPLDPATGELKTDIKEATKQSLENCKAILEAAGTSMDKVVKTTVFLRDINDFAAMNEVYATFFTSEPPARSAVQVAKLPKDGILEIEVMAVK, encoded by the coding sequence ATGAAAAAAGTTCTTGAAACAAAAAATGCACCTGGAGCAATCGGACCATATTCACAAGGAATGGCTTTTAGCGGAGAATTGGTTATAACTTCAGGTCAACTACCATTAGATCCTGCAACAGGAGAATTAAAAACAGATATAAAAGAGGCTACTAAACAAAGTCTTGAAAACTGCAAAGCTATATTGGAAGCAGCAGGAACATCAATGGATAAAGTTGTAAAAACAACAGTATTTTTAAGAGATATAAATGATTTTGCAGCTATGAATGAAGTATATGCTACATTCTTTACAAGCGAACCACCTGCAAGATCAGCCGTACAAGTTGCAAAACTTCCAAAAGACGGTATATTGGAAATAGAAGTTATGGCAGTTAAATAG
- a CDS encoding DUF5131 family protein, whose product MHDIWNPWHGCIKYSEGCDNCYMYYLDKKRDKKGSDIYKVKTNFNYPLQKNRNGHYKIKSGELIRLCLTSDFFLEEADKWRDEVWEMMRIRSDVKFLILTKRIQRVEQCLPQYWGNGWENIFLNVTCENQKRADERVPILLKLPFKHKGIVCAPLLSEINIESYLKTGDIEQVVCGGENYDGARPCDFDWVKSLRNQCEKYDINFCFMETGTVFIKDGKRYNLPSKKLQSQMAHKSNMNYEGKEIKYKLVDGFGIEIPSEYLYKPHYKENCKYCGSRSICNGCSDCNVCISQ is encoded by the coding sequence ATGCACGACATATGGAATCCATGGCATGGGTGTATTAAATATAGCGAAGGTTGTGACAACTGCTATATGTATTACCTTGATAAAAAAAGAGACAAAAAAGGTTCAGATATATACAAGGTAAAGACCAATTTCAACTATCCGCTACAAAAAAACAGAAACGGTCATTACAAAATAAAAAGTGGAGAGCTTATAAGATTGTGTTTGACATCCGATTTTTTCTTAGAAGAGGCGGACAAGTGGAGAGATGAAGTGTGGGAAATGATGCGTATTAGAAGTGATGTAAAGTTTTTGATACTCACAAAGAGAATACAAAGAGTGGAGCAATGCCTACCTCAATATTGGGGAAACGGATGGGAAAATATATTTTTAAATGTGACTTGTGAAAATCAAAAAAGAGCTGACGAAAGAGTTCCTATATTGTTGAAGTTGCCATTTAAACATAAGGGCATAGTATGTGCCCCGCTTTTAAGTGAAATAAATATAGAATCTTATTTAAAAACAGGAGATATAGAGCAGGTTGTCTGTGGTGGCGAAAACTATGACGGAGCAAGACCATGTGATTTTGATTGGGTAAAATCACTTAGAAATCAATGCGAAAAATATGATATAAATTTTTGCTTTATGGAAACCGGAACAGTTTTTATAAAAGATGGGAAAAGATATAATCTGCCGAGCAAAAAACTTCAAAGTCAAATGGCACATAAGTCAAATATGAATTACGAAGGAAAAGAAATAAAATATAAGTTAGTTGACGGCTTCGGCATAGAAATTCCGAGCGAATATCTGTATAAACCTCATTATAAAGAAAATTGCAAGTATTGCGGTAGCAGAAGTATATGCAATGGATGTTCAGATTGTAACGTATGTATCAGTCAATGA
- a CDS encoding ATP-binding cassette domain-containing protein, with protein MIIENLTLNIKKNKINSIIGRSGIGKTTLLNILSGLDKEYSGDISDFQGKKISFIFQDDRLIDYLSVFDNLKLVLDDEKNAYDIITTALEKCGIKEYSNYYPTKLSGGMRQRINILRAFIVKSEIMLLDEPFKSIDLKLKEDIKKFFVSLHNETGNTCILVEHDIDTVIDISDNINLMSDDKFKLKKHFDDLSDKKRIAQMIREDI; from the coding sequence GTGATAATAGAGAACCTGACGCTAAATATAAAGAAAAATAAGATTAATTCGATAATAGGACGTTCAGGCATAGGTAAAACCACCTTGCTCAATATATTGTCAGGTTTGGACAAAGAATATTCAGGTGATATAAGTGATTTTCAAGGCAAAAAAATATCATTCATATTTCAAGATGATAGGTTGATAGACTATTTGAGCGTTTTTGACAATCTTAAATTGGTGCTTGATGATGAAAAAAATGCCTACGATATTATAACAACTGCCCTTGAAAAATGCGGTATTAAGGAATACAGCAACTATTATCCGACAAAACTAAGCGGAGGTATGCGTCAAAGAATCAATATATTAAGAGCCTTCATAGTAAAATCTGAAATAATGTTGCTTGACGAGCCTTTTAAATCTATAGATTTGAAACTAAAAGAAGATATAAAAAAATTTTTTGTTTCACTGCATAATGAGACAGGAAATACCTGTATATTGGTAGAGCATGATATAGATACGGTTATAGATATATCGGATAATATAAACCTGATGTCTGATGATAAATTCAAATTGAAAAAGCATTTTGATGATTTATCTGACAAAAAACGCATTGCACAAATGATTAGAGAAGATATATAA
- the tsaE gene encoding tRNA (adenosine(37)-N6)-threonylcarbamoyltransferase complex ATPase subunit type 1 TsaE — protein MISLKGEKETVDFGEKISSLLKDGVTLALVGDLGSGKTTLSKAIIHSLTGIEDIPSPTFNIVNEYNANAKTIYHFDFYRLEEESELYGIGFDDYLSNKKAIIIIEWADKFESSLSKNYLKFKFTKYDDARDVEIISVGKKYMSIADEIENLLK, from the coding sequence ATGATTAGTTTAAAAGGAGAAAAAGAAACTGTAGATTTCGGAGAAAAAATATCAAGCTTGTTGAAAGACGGTGTTACTCTTGCACTTGTGGGAGATCTCGGAAGTGGTAAAACCACACTTTCAAAAGCTATAATACATTCACTCACAGGTATAGAGGATATTCCAAGTCCTACATTTAATATAGTCAATGAATATAATGCAAATGCAAAAACAATATATCACTTCGATTTTTACAGATTGGAAGAAGAAAGCGAATTGTACGGTATAGGTTTTGACGATTATCTCTCTAACAAAAAGGCTATAATAATAATAGAATGGGCAGATAAGTTTGAAAGTTCATTGTCGAAAAACTATTTAAAATTTAAATTTACCAAATATGATGATGCACGAGATGTTGAGATAATATCAGTCGGTAAGAAATATATGAGTATTGCAGATGAAATTGAAAATTTGTTGAAATAA
- a CDS encoding redox-sensing transcriptional repressor Rex, with the protein MYQKKISMNVIRRLPKYHSYLIELMERGVVKVSSRELSEITGFTASQIRQDLNNFGGFGKQGSGYEVELLFKEISDILGLNMSYKTIIIGAGNLGQAIANYPGFKKYALDIKALFDVNPKLIGMKIHSLDVLDIDTISDYIKDNNIEIAIICTPKEAVKKVARILEKTNIKGIWNFAPVDFTVNADIKVESVNLTDSLFVLSYMISQEEKN; encoded by the coding sequence ATGTATCAAAAAAAAATATCTATGAATGTTATAAGGCGATTGCCTAAATATCATAGTTATCTTATAGAATTAATGGAACGTGGAGTTGTAAAAGTATCTTCAAGAGAACTCAGTGAAATAACAGGTTTTACAGCATCTCAAATAAGACAGGATTTAAATAATTTCGGCGGATTCGGCAAGCAAGGCTCAGGTTATGAAGTAGAATTGTTGTTTAAAGAAATAAGTGACATTCTCGGACTGAATATGAGCTATAAAACAATAATAATAGGTGCCGGCAATCTCGGACAGGCAATAGCAAATTATCCGGGATTCAAAAAATATGCACTTGACATAAAAGCACTGTTTGACGTAAATCCGAAACTGATCGGAATGAAAATACACTCACTTGATGTTTTGGATATAGATACAATCTCTGATTACATAAAAGATAACAATATTGAAATAGCAATAATATGTACACCTAAAGAAGCTGTAAAAAAAGTAGCACGCATATTAGAAAAAACAAATATAAAGGGCATATGGAATTTTGCACCGGTAGATTTTACAGTAAATGCTGATATAAAGGTAGAAAGTGTAAACCTTACCGACTCTCTATTCGTGTTATCCTATATGATCAGCCAAGAAGAAAAAAATTAA
- a CDS encoding HD domain-containing protein has product MSSFIIRDVIHGDIEFDDKIKQILNCPEFQRLHRIHQLSCEYLVFPTATHTRFSHSIGTYHVMKKLIEHFTVKLEEKGYKVKKEDKQLAYVAALLHDIGHGAFSHTFEKIFSLKSHEAWTMAIIKDKNTHIHKKIIKLYGKAFLQKLIDVMSKSYKNQESSNIFSIIATLVSSQTDADRMDYLLRDSYFTSVTNGRYDIERLIKSFGVTQINLELRIYINEKYMSTLEEYVLARYFMHKEVYQHTTKRHMEICLCLIFKRVKEILVSKTKIFCDDALKNLILKKNITVSDYLKTDDSYFMYHIMSWTKSKDDILVFLCNCFLNREQFDIEVSYDEEMLKSKINKLLAKHNKQEIKDLNDEYFYIETQKQVNLYVSSTENIWIKSKDDDKLYDLSQKSLIINRENAIKDYSSKNIFISSTLFKIIYGIDLQL; this is encoded by the coding sequence ATGAGTTCGTTCATTATAAGAGATGTAATACACGGCGATATAGAATTTGACGATAAAATTAAACAGATACTTAATTGTCCGGAATTTCAAAGACTTCACAGAATACATCAATTAAGCTGTGAATATCTCGTATTTCCAACTGCAACACATACCAGATTTTCTCACTCCATAGGCACCTATCATGTAATGAAAAAACTCATTGAGCATTTCACAGTAAAATTAGAAGAAAAAGGATATAAAGTAAAAAAAGAGGACAAACAATTAGCTTATGTTGCCGCACTGCTTCACGATATAGGACATGGTGCTTTTTCCCACACATTTGAAAAAATATTTTCACTCAAATCTCATGAAGCATGGACTATGGCAATAATAAAAGATAAAAATACACATATCCATAAAAAAATAATAAAACTTTATGGCAAAGCATTTTTACAAAAATTGATTGACGTAATGTCCAAATCATATAAAAATCAAGAATCTTCCAATATATTCAGTATAATTGCAACACTTGTAAGCTCTCAAACAGACGCCGACAGAATGGATTATCTGCTCAGAGATTCATACTTTACAAGTGTTACCAACGGCAGATATGATATAGAAAGACTAATAAAATCCTTCGGAGTTACACAGATAAATTTGGAGCTTAGAATATATATAAACGAAAAATATATGTCTACATTGGAAGAATATGTGCTTGCAAGATATTTTATGCACAAAGAAGTATATCAGCACACTACAAAAAGACATATGGAGATTTGTCTTTGTCTTATATTTAAACGTGTAAAAGAAATATTGGTGTCAAAAACAAAAATATTTTGCGATGATGCCCTAAAAAATCTCATACTTAAAAAAAATATAACCGTATCTGACTATCTTAAAACAGATGACAGTTATTTTATGTATCACATTATGTCTTGGACAAAAAGCAAGGACGATATACTCGTATTCTTATGCAACTGTTTCTTGAACAGAGAGCAATTTGACATAGAAGTATCATATGATGAAGAAATGCTCAAATCCAAAATAAACAAACTGCTTGCAAAACACAATAAACAAGAAATAAAAGATTTGAATGATGAATATTTTTATATAGAAACCCAAAAACAAGTAAATCTGTATGTAAGTTCAACTGAAAATATATGGATAAAATCTAAGGATGATGACAAGCTCTACGACTTATCTCAAAAGTCACTAATAATAAATAGGGAAAATGCCATAAAAGATTATAGTTCAAAAAATATATTTATAAGTAGCACCCTATTCAAGATTATATATGGAATAGATTTACAACTATGA
- a CDS encoding type II secretion system F family protein, translating into MKSNLLTNSELSLFCYQLSLIFKSGIPLDEAMSVFTDEMSTPVLKKIAEDIKESVSMGEGLHEAIRKHEEFPKYMVGMIEIAYNTGNLEGELERLSNYYQELERLNQKVSNAITYPIILTGLMFIVIGFLVIKVIPMFNNILQSIGGSMPQATNMLINVGMTLRNYGLIIVAVLVILGFALYFYTKSKSDAWRYNTPFIGEINKKIFSEKFALGMSMLMKGGYSFDDALEVYIRSIESVYATSALKKAQKNILEGEDVAQEISKVNLFPTLFTKMLTIGYKTGELESSLTKVASVYKLEVEKTMDKVTSSIEPALVIILSLVVGVILFTVMTPLISIISSL; encoded by the coding sequence ATGAAGAGTAACTTGCTTACAAATAGTGAGCTTTCACTATTTTGCTATCAGCTGTCTTTGATATTTAAATCAGGCATACCGCTTGATGAAGCAATGTCGGTATTCACAGATGAGATGAGCACCCCTGTGCTTAAAAAAATCGCAGAAGACATAAAAGAAAGTGTCAGCATGGGAGAAGGACTTCACGAAGCCATCAGAAAACACGAAGAATTTCCTAAGTATATGGTAGGCATGATAGAAATAGCCTATAATACAGGAAACTTAGAAGGAGAATTGGAAAGACTGTCCAATTATTATCAAGAGCTTGAAAGACTTAACCAAAAAGTTTCAAATGCTATAACATACCCTATTATACTGACAGGGCTTATGTTCATAGTTATAGGTTTTTTGGTGATAAAAGTTATACCTATGTTCAACAATATCCTGCAAAGTATAGGCGGAAGTATGCCTCAAGCAACTAATATGCTCATAAATGTAGGGATGACACTTAGAAATTATGGACTTATAATCGTAGCCGTACTTGTAATATTAGGATTTGCACTTTATTTTTATACAAAGTCAAAATCAGACGCATGGAGATACAACACACCGTTTATAGGAGAAATCAACAAGAAGATATTTTCAGAAAAATTTGCCTTAGGTATGTCAATGCTTATGAAAGGCGGATACAGTTTTGATGACGCTCTTGAAGTATATATCCGTTCAATTGAATCAGTATATGCAACATCAGCTCTTAAAAAAGCTCAAAAAAACATATTGGAAGGCGAAGATGTAGCTCAAGAGATAAGCAAAGTCAATCTTTTCCCTACATTATTTACAAAAATGCTTACAATAGGATATAAGACAGGAGAATTGGAAAGCTCTCTTACAAAAGTAGCAAGCGTTTATAAATTGGAAGTCGAAAAAACTATGGATAAAGTAACATCATCAATAGAACCTGCACTTGTAATAATATTATCATTAGTTGTAGGTGTTATATTATTTACGGTTATGACACCTCTTATCAGTATAATATCATCACTTTAA
- a CDS encoding DUF4860 domain-containing protein has translation MNKKSNGKTRLETMLVMLLLIVFGISTYTLVVVTATSYEKTQAETTAKDNLRLASSYIESKLRSADKDNVKIVDSIFDSQSKAIVLEEKLEGDTYQTAIYYKDNALREIYIKKGTQLEDTSGFEIAKIDKFDIEKLQNNTLNISFATSANGQDYDMQTIVNLN, from the coding sequence ATGAATAAAAAGTCTAACGGAAAAACAAGGCTTGAAACTATGCTTGTAATGTTACTGCTCATAGTTTTCGGTATATCAACATACACCTTAGTAGTAGTAACTGCCACATCATATGAAAAAACACAAGCCGAAACCACAGCAAAAGACAATCTTCGTTTGGCATCATCATATATAGAATCAAAATTGAGAAGTGCCGACAAAGATAATGTCAAAATAGTGGACAGCATATTTGACTCACAGTCAAAAGCAATAGTTTTAGAAGAAAAGCTTGAAGGCGACACATACCAAACAGCTATATACTACAAAGATAATGCCCTAAGAGAAATCTATATCAAAAAAGGCACACAGTTAGAAGATACTTCAGGTTTTGAAATAGCAAAAATAGACAAATTTGACATAGAAAAATTGCAAAACAATACACTAAATATTTCGTTTGCAACTTCTGCAAATGGACAGGATTATGATATGCAAACCATTGTAAATCTAAACTAA
- a CDS encoding prepilin-type N-terminal cleavage/methylation domain-containing protein, whose translation MYILNNKNKGFTLAEMIISVAILSVVSIYILQMFLATKNLSIKSYEIDKSLRISKNIIELISAGQDIENSEDALLSKMRFEDGAYKLDFDSNFDLANENNKLYTMTMSIKKEDGLNQIDIEFTRLKPYIMKNESNIQISNISSTKRIQ comes from the coding sequence GTGTATATATTGAATAATAAAAATAAAGGCTTTACATTAGCGGAGATGATTATATCAGTAGCAATACTGTCCGTAGTCAGCATATATATACTGCAAATGTTCTTAGCCACAAAAAATCTCAGCATAAAATCATACGAAATAGATAAATCTCTAAGGATAAGCAAAAATATAATAGAGCTCATATCCGCAGGTCAGGACATAGAAAACTCAGAAGATGCACTGCTCTCTAAGATGAGGTTCGAAGACGGTGCATATAAACTTGATTTTGATTCAAATTTTGATTTAGCAAATGAAAACAACAAGTTATACACTATGACTATGAGCATAAAAAAAGAAGACGGGCTTAATCAAATAGACATAGAATTTACAAGGTTGAAACCTTATATTATGAAAAACGAATCAAATATTCAAATATCAAATATAAGCTCTACAAAAAGAATACAATAA